A part of Streptomyces sp. NBC_00557 genomic DNA contains:
- a CDS encoding inorganic phosphate transporter produces MDTFALVVTIAVALFFTYTNGFHDSANAIATSVSTRALTPRAALAMAAVMNLAGAFLGSGVAKTVSEGLIATPSGSTGMGILFAALLGAITWNLITWYFGLPSSSSHALFGGLVGAALAGGTAVHWNGVLDKIIIPMFLSPVVGLIVGYVVMLAIMWLFRRANPHKAKRGFRIAQTVSAAGMALGHGLQDAQKTMGVVVMALVISGHETFGDPIPVWVKLVSAVMLSLGTYAGGWRIMRTLGRKIIELDPPQGFAAEATGASIMFGTAFLFKAPISTTHVITSAIMGVGATKRLNAVRWGVAKNIVLGWFITMPAAALVAALAFGLEKLTVL; encoded by the coding sequence ATGGACACCTTCGCCCTGGTCGTGACCATCGCGGTCGCGCTCTTCTTCACGTACACGAACGGCTTCCACGACTCGGCGAACGCGATCGCCACGTCGGTCTCCACGCGGGCACTGACCCCGCGGGCGGCGCTCGCCATGGCGGCGGTCATGAACCTGGCCGGCGCCTTCCTGGGCTCCGGCGTCGCCAAGACCGTCAGCGAGGGCCTGATCGCGACCCCGTCCGGCTCGACCGGCATGGGCATCCTCTTCGCCGCCCTGCTCGGCGCGATCACCTGGAACCTGATCACCTGGTACTTCGGCCTGCCCTCGTCCTCCTCCCACGCCCTGTTCGGCGGCCTGGTGGGCGCGGCCCTGGCGGGCGGTACGGCGGTCCACTGGAACGGCGTGCTGGACAAGATCATCATTCCGATGTTCCTGTCCCCGGTGGTCGGCCTGATCGTCGGCTACGTCGTCATGCTGGCCATCATGTGGCTGTTCCGCCGGGCCAACCCGCACAAGGCCAAGCGCGGCTTCCGCATCGCGCAGACCGTGTCCGCGGCCGGCATGGCCCTCGGCCACGGTCTCCAGGACGCCCAGAAGACCATGGGTGTGGTCGTGATGGCACTGGTGATTTCCGGCCACGAGACCTTCGGCGACCCGATCCCGGTCTGGGTCAAGCTGGTCTCGGCGGTCATGCTCTCGCTCGGCACCTACGCCGGCGGGTGGCGCATCATGCGCACCCTGGGCCGCAAGATCATCGAACTGGACCCGCCGCAGGGCTTCGCCGCGGAGGCGACCGGCGCGTCGATCATGTTCGGCACGGCGTTCCTCTTCAAGGCGCCGATCTCCACGACCCACGTCATCACCTCGGCGATCATGGGCGTCGGCGCGACCAAGCGCCTCAACGCCGTCCGCTGGGGCGTGGCCAAGAACATCGTCCTGGGCTGGTTCATCACGATGCCGGCGGCGGCGCTGGTCGCTGCGCTGGCTTTCGGCCTGGAGAAGCTGACGGTGCTCTAG
- a CDS encoding DUF47 domain-containing protein — protein MRFRLTPRETSFYDMFAASADNIVTGSKLLMELLGADASARAEIAERMRAAEHAGDDATHAIFHQLNSSFITPFDREDIYSLAGSLDDIMDFMEEAVDLVVLYNVEELPKGVEQQIEVLARAAELTAEAMPNLRTLDNLTEYWIEVNRLENQADQIHRKLLAHLFNGKYDAIEVLKLKQIVDVLEEAADAFEHVANTVETIAVKES, from the coding sequence GTGCGCTTTCGTCTGACCCCCAGGGAGACGAGCTTCTACGACATGTTCGCCGCGTCCGCGGACAACATCGTCACGGGCTCGAAACTCCTGATGGAACTGCTCGGGGCGGACGCTTCCGCCCGGGCCGAGATCGCAGAGCGTATGCGGGCCGCGGAACACGCAGGTGACGACGCCACGCACGCGATCTTCCACCAGCTGAACTCCTCGTTCATCACGCCGTTCGACCGCGAGGACATCTACTCCCTCGCCGGCTCCCTCGACGACATCATGGACTTCATGGAGGAGGCCGTCGACCTGGTCGTCCTCTACAACGTCGAGGAACTGCCGAAGGGCGTCGAGCAGCAGATCGAGGTGCTGGCCCGGGCGGCCGAGCTGACCGCGGAGGCGATGCCGAACCTCCGCACGCTGGACAACCTCACCGAGTACTGGATCGAGGTCAACCGCCTGGAGAACCAGGCGGACCAGATCCACCGCAAGCTGCTGGCCCACCTCTTCAACGGCAAGTACGACGCGATCGAGGTGCTCAAGCTCAAGCAGATCGTGGACGTCCTGGAAGAGGCGGCGGACGCGTTCGAGCACGTGGCGAACACGGTGGAGACCATCGCCGTCAAGGAGTCCTGA
- a CDS encoding metal-sensitive transcriptional regulator: MTTTEAGAETAPSETMGETVSETTGAAAGETAHTAHATHGYHKQKDEHLKRLRRIEGQIRGLQRMVDEDTYCIDILTQVSASTKALQSFALQLLEEHLRHCVADAALKGGDEIDTKVDEATKAIGRLLRS; encoded by the coding sequence ATGACGACGACCGAGGCCGGCGCCGAAACGGCACCCTCCGAGACCATGGGCGAGACCGTGAGCGAGACCACGGGCGCGGCCGCGGGTGAGACGGCGCACACCGCGCACGCCACGCACGGCTACCACAAGCAGAAGGACGAGCACCTCAAGCGGCTGCGCCGGATCGAGGGCCAGATCCGCGGCCTGCAGCGGATGGTCGACGAGGACACGTACTGCATCGACATACTGACCCAGGTGTCCGCCTCCACCAAGGCGCTGCAGTCCTTCGCGCTGCAGCTGCTGGAGGAGCACCTGCGGCACTGCGTGGCCGACGCGGCCCTCAAGGGCGGCGACGAGATCGACACCAAGGTGGACGAGGCGACGAAGGCGATCGGCCGCCTCCTGCGGTCCTAG
- a CDS encoding NUDIX hydrolase, with translation MDDTLVRAAGCVLWRRSPVSGDLEICLVHRPKYDDWSHPKGKLKRGEDPLAGALREVAEETGYTARPGAELPTVRYVAGGRLKQVRYWAAEAVSGRFTPNSEVDRILWLSPAAARSRLTHIRDRELVDALHRPAV, from the coding sequence GTGGACGACACCCTGGTGCGGGCGGCCGGCTGCGTGCTGTGGCGCCGCTCGCCGGTCTCCGGGGACCTGGAGATCTGTCTGGTCCACCGGCCGAAGTACGACGACTGGTCCCACCCCAAGGGCAAGCTCAAGCGGGGTGAGGACCCGCTCGCGGGCGCCCTGCGCGAGGTCGCGGAGGAGACCGGGTACACCGCCCGGCCCGGGGCCGAGCTGCCGACCGTGCGCTATGTGGCGGGCGGCCGGCTCAAGCAGGTGCGGTACTGGGCGGCCGAGGCGGTCTCCGGCCGCTTCACCCCGAACAGCGAGGTGGACCGGATCCTGTGGCTCTCCCCCGCCGCCGCACGCAGCCGGCTCACCCACATCCGGGACCGCGAGCTGGTCGACGCCCTTCACAGGCCGGCCGTGTGA
- a CDS encoding CHAD domain-containing protein: protein MAQQHLDPTDPAAGEVTGDALASYLRAQATEFLRALRLQRETGGHTAGGAEESVDAARLLRRSARRISGSLHTFRPLLDADWSEEMRPELAWLSGTLGLEHAYEARLERLLQALHRLSGATTFPGQAVAAGVGAAASTGDAAAAGAAPVPLKAAVENTGGPADATATAERGTLTVGAAKAGALLERQLTLARTRAHSTALQALGSSRFHAVADKVAVLASEVPLTPAASTTDLRPLAAAAEERLTAAIAALPLVTAGHPYNAEALVHGLSPDPAPHPQDGPWHQVRLLLRLHRYAQEALHGGNMPVDVRLLAAGRALNRHRDASEAAAAAAQAARTPRIAPATAYALGVLHADQRHEVEAARFAFQQAWQKRTVSTP from the coding sequence GTGGCACAGCAACACCTTGACCCGACGGACCCCGCGGCCGGGGAGGTGACCGGGGACGCCCTCGCGTCGTACCTGCGGGCCCAGGCCACGGAGTTCCTGCGCGCCCTGCGCCTGCAGCGCGAGACCGGCGGGCATACGGCGGGCGGCGCGGAGGAGTCCGTCGACGCGGCCCGGCTGCTGCGCCGCTCGGCCCGCCGCATCAGCGGCAGCCTGCACACCTTCCGCCCGCTCCTCGACGCCGACTGGTCCGAGGAGATGCGCCCCGAGCTGGCGTGGCTGTCCGGCACGCTGGGCCTGGAGCACGCGTACGAGGCCCGGCTGGAACGGCTGCTGCAGGCGCTGCACCGGTTGTCGGGGGCTACGACGTTCCCGGGCCAGGCCGTGGCGGCGGGCGTCGGCGCGGCGGCGAGCACGGGTGATGCGGCAGCCGCCGGGGCGGCGCCCGTACCGCTGAAAGCGGCAGTGGAGAACACCGGCGGCCCGGCCGACGCGACGGCGACGGCAGAGCGCGGCACCCTCACCGTGGGCGCGGCCAAAGCAGGCGCCCTGCTCGAGCGCCAGCTCACCCTCGCCCGGACGAGGGCCCACTCCACAGCGCTGCAGGCGCTGGGATCCAGCCGCTTCCACGCCGTCGCCGACAAGGTCGCCGTACTGGCCAGCGAGGTGCCCCTCACCCCTGCCGCGTCCACCACCGACCTGCGCCCGCTGGCAGCCGCTGCGGAGGAACGGCTGACAGCGGCGATCGCGGCGCTCCCCCTGGTCACGGCGGGCCATCCCTACAACGCGGAGGCCCTGGTGCACGGCCTGTCGCCGGACCCGGCCCCGCACCCCCAGGACGGCCCCTGGCACCAGGTCCGGCTGCTGCTGCGGCTGCACCGGTACGCCCAGGAGGCGCTGCACGGCGGCAACATGCCCGTCGACGTGCGGCTGCTGGCGGCCGGCCGGGCGCTGAACCGGCACCGGGACGCCTCGGAGGCGGCAGCGGCGGCGGCCCAGGCGGCCCGTACGCCCCGGATCGCCCCGGCGACGGCGTACGCGCTCGGCGTGCTCCACGCCGACCAGCGGCACGAGGTGGAGGCCGCCAGGTTCGCCTTCCAGCAGGCCTGGCAGAAGCGGACGGTCAGCACACCCTGA
- a CDS encoding RNA degradosome polyphosphate kinase, translated as MTPAVPEPSPPPEGPAQNGAGTLPPARSDAPVMPVARNNGFMSQHDTQAEVQRIQPDVGSIAAHRTHVAQGAVSDLEPDLDADLDAYEESRSDGAPLPQGRFLDRERSWLAFNERVLELAEDPNTPLLERANFLAIFASNLDEFFMVRVAGLKRRIATGVATRSASGLQPREVLEMIWARSRELMARHAACYHEDVAPALAEEGIHLVRWNELTDKEQARLFTLFRHQIFPVLTPLAVDPAHPFPYISGLSLNLAVVVRNPVSGHKHFARVKVPPLLSRFLESSPGRYVPIEDVIAAHLEELFPGMEVLEHHTFRLTRNEDLEVEEDDAENLLQALEKELMRRRFGPPVRLEVEESVDREVLDLLVRELKISEAEVYPLPGPLDLTGLFRIHSLDRPELKYPKFVAGTHRDLAEVESASPPDIFAALRTRDVLLHHPYDSFSTSVQAFLEQAAADPDVLAIKQTLYRTSGDSPIVDALIDAAESGKQVLVLVEIKARFDEHANIKWARKLEEAGCHVVYGLVGLKTHCKLSLVVRQEGETLRRYSHVGTGNYHPKTARLYEDLGLLTADPQVGADLSDLFNRLSGYSRRETYRRLLVAPKSLRDGLISRIEKEVQHHRAGRPAFVRIKVNSIVDEAVIDALYRASQAGVPVDVWVRGICALRPGVTGLSENIRVRSVLGRFLEHSRVFAFGNGGEPEVWIGSADMMHRNLDRRIEALVRVVDPAHRAALNRLLDTGMSDATSSWHLGPDGEWTRHATDADGQPLRNVQEMLIDARRRRRGTATP; from the coding sequence ATGACGCCCGCCGTGCCAGAGCCTTCGCCGCCCCCCGAGGGGCCCGCCCAGAACGGGGCCGGGACGCTCCCGCCCGCACGTTCCGATGCGCCCGTGATGCCGGTAGCGCGGAACAATGGGTTCATGAGCCAGCACGACACCCAGGCAGAGGTCCAGCGCATCCAGCCCGACGTGGGCTCCATAGCCGCGCACCGCACGCATGTCGCGCAGGGAGCGGTTTCCGACCTCGAACCCGACCTCGACGCGGACCTCGACGCGTACGAGGAGTCGAGGAGCGACGGCGCTCCGCTGCCGCAGGGCCGTTTCCTGGACCGCGAACGCAGCTGGCTGGCCTTCAACGAACGGGTCCTGGAGCTGGCCGAGGATCCGAACACGCCGCTGCTGGAACGCGCGAACTTCCTCGCGATCTTCGCCAGCAACCTGGACGAGTTCTTCATGGTCCGGGTGGCGGGGCTGAAGCGCCGTATCGCCACCGGCGTGGCCACCCGGTCCGCCTCGGGGCTGCAGCCGCGCGAGGTGCTGGAGATGATCTGGGCCCGCTCGCGCGAGCTCATGGCCCGGCACGCCGCCTGCTACCACGAGGACGTCGCCCCCGCACTCGCGGAGGAGGGCATCCACCTGGTCCGCTGGAACGAGCTGACCGACAAGGAGCAGGCCCGCCTGTTCACGCTGTTCCGGCACCAGATCTTCCCCGTGCTCACGCCGCTGGCCGTCGACCCGGCGCACCCGTTCCCGTACATCTCCGGCCTCTCCCTGAACCTGGCCGTGGTCGTGCGGAACCCGGTCAGCGGCCACAAGCACTTCGCGCGCGTGAAGGTGCCGCCGCTGCTGTCCCGCTTCCTGGAGAGCAGCCCCGGCCGGTACGTCCCCATCGAGGACGTCATCGCCGCGCACCTGGAGGAGCTGTTCCCGGGCATGGAGGTGCTGGAGCACCACACCTTCCGCCTCACCCGCAACGAGGACCTGGAGGTCGAGGAGGACGACGCCGAGAACCTGCTCCAGGCCCTGGAGAAGGAGCTCATGCGGCGCCGCTTCGGCCCGCCGGTGCGCCTGGAGGTCGAGGAGTCCGTCGACCGCGAGGTGCTGGACCTGCTGGTGCGCGAGCTGAAGATCTCCGAGGCGGAGGTGTACCCGCTGCCGGGTCCGCTCGACCTCACCGGCCTGTTCCGGATCCACAGCCTCGACCGGCCCGAGCTGAAGTACCCGAAGTTCGTCGCCGGCACCCACCGCGACCTCGCCGAGGTGGAGTCCGCGTCCCCGCCGGACATCTTCGCCGCCCTGCGCACCCGCGACGTGCTGCTGCACCACCCGTACGACAGCTTCTCCACGTCCGTGCAGGCGTTCCTGGAGCAGGCCGCGGCCGACCCGGACGTCCTCGCGATCAAGCAGACCCTCTACCGCACCTCCGGCGACTCCCCGATAGTCGACGCGCTCATCGACGCCGCCGAGTCCGGCAAGCAGGTCCTCGTCCTGGTCGAGATCAAGGCCCGCTTCGACGAGCACGCCAACATCAAGTGGGCGCGCAAGCTGGAGGAGGCCGGCTGCCACGTCGTCTACGGCCTGGTCGGCCTGAAGACGCACTGCAAGCTGTCCCTCGTCGTCCGCCAGGAGGGCGAGACGCTGCGCCGCTACAGCCACGTCGGCACGGGCAACTACCACCCGAAGACGGCGCGCCTGTACGAGGACCTCGGCCTGCTCACCGCCGACCCGCAGGTCGGCGCCGACCTCTCCGACCTGTTCAACCGGCTGTCGGGCTACTCGCGCCGGGAGACCTACCGCCGGCTGCTGGTGGCTCCGAAGTCGCTGCGCGACGGTCTGATCTCGCGGATAGAGAAGGAGGTCCAGCACCACCGCGCGGGCCGTCCGGCCTTCGTCCGCATCAAGGTCAACTCGATCGTCGACGAGGCGGTCATCGACGCCCTCTACCGCGCGTCCCAGGCGGGCGTGCCGGTGGACGTGTGGGTGCGCGGCATCTGCGCGCTGCGCCCCGGCGTCACCGGCCTGTCGGAGAACATCCGGGTCCGCTCGGTCCTCGGCCGCTTCCTGGAGCACTCCCGGGTGTTCGCCTTCGGCAACGGCGGCGAGCCCGAGGTGTGGATCGGCAGCGCCGACATGATGCACCGCAACCTCGACCGCCGGATAGAAGCCCTGGTGCGGGTCGTCGACCCCGCCCACCGGGCGGCCCTGAACCGGCTGCTCGACACCGGCATGTCCGACGCGACCTCCTCCTGGCACCTCGGCCCGGACGGCGAGTGGACGCGGCACGCGACCGACGCGGACGGACAGCCGCTGCGCAACGTCCAGGAGATGCTCATAGACGCCCGGAGGCGCCGGCGTGGCACAGCAACACCTTGA
- the mshD gene encoding mycothiol synthase, with amino-acid sequence MSSDDTARAFPARSIETHSALTPDKAEAVRALLAEAAAVDGQQPVSEQGRLQLRGEAREGVSHLLLTIDGELVGYAQLEDTDPVEAPAAELVVRPAHRGHGHGRALGAALLAASGKRLRVWAHGGHPAARHLAQVLGLTLFRELRQMRRPLTDLKLPEPVLPEGVSVRAFVPGKDDAAWLAVNAAAFAHHPEQGSLTQRDLDDRKAQPWFDPAGFFLAERRGELIGFHWTKVHAEEGLGEVYVLGVRPGEQGGGLGKALTTIGLRHLAGQQLPTAMLYVDADNQAAVSVYERLGFTTYETDLMYRTET; translated from the coding sequence ATGAGCAGCGACGACACCGCACGGGCCTTCCCCGCCCGCTCCATCGAGACCCACTCCGCGCTCACCCCCGACAAGGCCGAGGCGGTGCGGGCCCTGCTCGCCGAGGCCGCCGCGGTCGACGGGCAGCAGCCGGTGTCCGAACAGGGCCGGCTGCAGCTGCGAGGCGAGGCCCGCGAGGGCGTCTCGCACCTGCTGCTGACCATCGACGGCGAACTCGTCGGCTACGCCCAGCTGGAGGACACCGACCCCGTGGAGGCCCCGGCCGCCGAACTCGTCGTCCGCCCCGCGCACCGCGGGCACGGGCACGGGCGGGCGCTCGGTGCGGCGCTGCTCGCCGCCTCCGGCAAGCGGCTGCGGGTGTGGGCGCACGGCGGGCATCCCGCCGCCCGGCACCTCGCCCAGGTGCTCGGCCTGACCCTGTTCCGCGAACTGCGGCAGATGCGGCGGCCGTTGACCGACCTGAAGCTGCCCGAGCCGGTGCTCCCCGAGGGCGTGAGCGTGCGCGCCTTCGTGCCCGGCAAGGACGACGCGGCCTGGCTCGCGGTCAACGCGGCCGCCTTCGCCCACCACCCCGAGCAGGGTTCGCTGACCCAGCGCGACCTCGACGACCGCAAGGCCCAGCCGTGGTTCGACCCGGCCGGGTTCTTCCTCGCCGAGCGGCGCGGTGAGCTGATCGGCTTCCACTGGACCAAGGTGCACGCCGAGGAGGGGCTCGGCGAGGTGTACGTCCTCGGCGTCCGCCCCGGCGAGCAGGGCGGCGGCCTCGGCAAGGCGCTCACCACGATCGGCCTGCGGCACCTGGCGGGGCAGCAGCTGCCGACCGCGATGCTCTACGTCGACGCCGACAACCAGGCGGCGGTGTCGGTGTACGAGCGACTGGGGTTCACGACGTACGAGACGGACCTGATGTACCGCACGGAGACGTGA
- a CDS encoding sensor histidine kinase, whose product MKRLVRRYRSLPIRTRLAMLVAAAVAFAVAAVSVTAWFIVQGKLYDLIDKDLQTSSQRPVRAGQVVDLLTACPHSPTDSSSGLPAHNNIYSQLVKPDGTACVSADSPGVVRTTSADRAIVGHDTSQGGILRNGTDTDGNPVRVLTMPLVILTDTGPQVYSGAAWMTAVPLENTEKTLNDLALILLLVSGIGVVGAGAAGLAVARAGLRPVDKLTEAVEHVARTEDLTIRIPVEDDSEDEVARLSRSFNSMTASLASSRDLQQQLIADAGHELRTPLTSLRTNIELLTRSEETGRPLPPEDRKALLASVKAQVTELAALIGDLQELSRSEGQRGERVQVVSFEDTVEAALRRARLRGPELTITADLEPWYVRGEPSALERAVVNILDNAVKFSPEGGTVEVRLTDGVLTVRDHGPGVPEDELPYVFDRFWRSPSARALPGSGLGLSIVARTVQQAGGEVTLTPAQGGGTVATVRLPGAPVPPPETPEPTETLTG is encoded by the coding sequence GTGAAGAGGCTGGTACGGCGGTACCGCTCCCTGCCGATCAGGACCCGCCTGGCGATGCTGGTCGCGGCGGCCGTGGCGTTCGCGGTGGCGGCGGTGTCGGTGACGGCCTGGTTCATCGTGCAGGGGAAGCTGTACGACCTGATCGACAAGGACCTGCAGACCTCCTCGCAGCGTCCCGTGCGGGCCGGGCAGGTGGTCGACCTGCTGACGGCGTGCCCGCACAGCCCGACGGACTCCTCCAGCGGGCTGCCGGCCCACAACAACATCTACTCGCAGCTGGTCAAGCCGGACGGCACGGCCTGTGTATCGGCGGACTCGCCGGGCGTGGTGCGGACCACCTCGGCAGACCGGGCGATCGTCGGGCACGACACCAGCCAGGGCGGCATCCTGCGCAACGGCACGGACACCGACGGCAACCCCGTCCGGGTGCTCACCATGCCGCTGGTGATCCTCACGGACACCGGGCCGCAGGTGTATTCGGGCGCCGCCTGGATGACCGCCGTACCGCTGGAGAACACCGAGAAGACCCTCAACGACCTGGCTCTGATCCTGCTCCTGGTGTCCGGCATAGGAGTCGTCGGCGCCGGCGCCGCGGGCCTCGCCGTCGCCCGTGCGGGCCTGCGGCCCGTCGACAAGCTCACCGAGGCCGTGGAGCACGTGGCCCGCACGGAGGACCTGACGATCCGCATCCCCGTGGAGGACGACAGCGAGGACGAGGTGGCCCGGCTGTCCCGCTCCTTCAACTCCATGACCGCCTCGCTGGCCAGCTCCCGCGACCTGCAGCAGCAGCTGATCGCCGACGCCGGGCACGAGCTGCGCACCCCGCTGACCTCCCTGCGCACGAACATCGAGCTCCTCACCCGCAGCGAGGAGACGGGCCGGCCGCTCCCGCCGGAGGACCGCAAGGCGCTGCTCGCCTCGGTGAAGGCGCAGGTGACCGAGCTGGCGGCGCTGATCGGCGACCTGCAGGAGCTGTCCCGCTCGGAGGGCCAGCGCGGTGAGCGCGTCCAGGTGGTCTCCTTCGAGGACACGGTCGAGGCGGCCCTGCGCCGGGCCCGGCTGCGCGGCCCGGAGCTGACGATCACGGCGGACCTGGAGCCCTGGTACGTCCGCGGGGAGCCCTCCGCGCTGGAGCGGGCGGTCGTCAACATCCTGGACAACGCGGTGAAGTTCAGCCCTGAGGGCGGCACGGTCGAGGTGCGGCTGACCGACGGGGTCCTGACCGTCCGCGACCACGGCCCCGGCGTCCCCGAGGACGAACTCCCGTACGTCTTCGACCGCTTCTGGCGCTCCCCCAGCGCGAGGGCCCTGCCGGGCTCGGGCCTCGGCCTGTCCATCGTGGCCCGCACGGTCCAGCAGGCGGGCGGCGAAGTCACCCTGACCCCCGCGCAGGGCGGCGGCACGGTGGCGACGGTACGGCTGCCGGGCGCACCGGTCCCGCCGCCGGAGACCCCGGAGCCCACGGAGACCCTGACGGGCTGA
- a CDS encoding response regulator transcription factor, giving the protein MSPAEGDRDPQRILIVDDEPAVREALQRSLAFDGYDTEVAVDGADALEKATAYKPDLVVLDIQMPRMDGLTAARRIRGAGDTTPILMLTARDTVGDRVTGLDAGADDYLVKPFELDELFARIRALLRRSSYAAAVSAQAQQDEALTFADLRMDLATREVTRGGRPVELTRTEFTLLEMFMAHPRQVLTREQILKAVWGFDFEPSSNSLDVYVMYLRRKTEAGGEPRLVHTVRGVGYVLRQGGAE; this is encoded by the coding sequence ATGAGCCCCGCCGAAGGCGACCGTGACCCCCAGCGCATCCTGATCGTCGACGACGAGCCGGCCGTACGCGAGGCGCTCCAGCGCAGTCTCGCCTTCGACGGGTACGACACGGAGGTCGCCGTCGACGGCGCGGACGCGCTGGAGAAGGCCACCGCCTACAAGCCCGACCTGGTCGTCCTGGACATCCAGATGCCGCGCATGGACGGCCTGACGGCGGCCCGCCGCATCCGCGGCGCCGGCGACACGACGCCGATCCTGATGCTGACGGCCCGGGACACGGTCGGCGACCGGGTCACCGGGCTGGACGCCGGAGCGGACGACTACCTGGTCAAGCCCTTCGAGCTGGACGAGCTGTTCGCCCGTATCCGCGCGCTGCTGCGGCGCAGCTCGTACGCGGCCGCGGTGTCGGCCCAGGCCCAGCAGGACGAGGCGCTCACCTTCGCCGACCTGCGCATGGACCTCGCGACCAGGGAGGTCACCCGGGGCGGCCGGCCGGTGGAGCTGACCCGCACGGAGTTCACCCTCCTGGAGATGTTCATGGCGCACCCGCGCCAGGTCCTCACCCGCGAGCAGATCCTCAAGGCCGTCTGGGGCTTCGACTTCGAGCCCTCCTCCAACTCCCTCGACGTCTACGTCATGTACCTGCGGCGCAAGACGGAGGCCGGCGGCGAGCCGCGGCTCGTGCACACCGTGCGGGGCGTGGGGTACGTCCTGCGACAGGGCGGCGCCGAGTGA
- a CDS encoding S1C family serine protease, producing the protein MTESQGGYPQQPSYSAPVNPEWPPPPPYEPAAEPAPHEKRRNRGPVALLAAVAIVAAAVGGATAYGFQELTGKDTVASAGTAANAVPSSKRGNVAAIAAAVSPSVVEINAALGNGSSTGSGVIITSNGEIVTNNHVVSGAQSIKVRTSDGKSYTADVVGTDSSKDLALIKLRGASGLKPASLGDSSSVQVGDSVVAIGSPEGLTGTVTSGIVSALDRDVTVSTDENQDQGGDGQWPFQFGGRQFNGDTGSSTTTYKAIQTDASLNPGNSGGALIDASGNVIGINSAMYSSSRQSSSSSDAGSIGLGFAIPVNTVKSDLAKLRAGNSS; encoded by the coding sequence ATGACCGAGAGCCAGGGTGGATACCCCCAGCAGCCCAGCTACTCCGCTCCCGTGAACCCGGAGTGGCCGCCCCCGCCGCCGTACGAGCCGGCCGCGGAGCCCGCCCCGCACGAGAAGCGGCGGAACCGGGGCCCCGTCGCCCTCCTCGCCGCCGTCGCGATCGTCGCGGCCGCGGTCGGCGGCGCCACGGCGTACGGCTTCCAGGAGCTGACCGGCAAGGACACGGTCGCCTCCGCGGGCACGGCCGCCAACGCGGTGCCGTCGAGCAAGCGCGGGAACGTCGCCGCGATCGCCGCGGCCGTCAGCCCCAGCGTGGTCGAGATCAACGCGGCCCTCGGCAACGGCTCCTCCACCGGCTCCGGCGTGATCATCACGTCGAACGGCGAGATCGTCACCAACAACCACGTCGTCTCCGGCGCGCAGTCGATCAAGGTGCGCACCAGCGACGGCAAGAGCTACACCGCCGACGTCGTCGGCACCGACAGCTCCAAGGACCTGGCGCTGATCAAGCTGCGCGGCGCCTCGGGCCTGAAGCCCGCGTCGCTGGGCGACTCCTCGAGCGTGCAGGTCGGTGACTCGGTCGTCGCGATCGGCTCCCCCGAGGGCCTGACCGGCACCGTCACCAGCGGCATCGTCTCCGCCCTCGACCGGGACGTGACCGTCTCCACGGACGAGAACCAGGACCAGGGCGGCGACGGCCAGTGGCCGTTCCAGTTCGGCGGCCGCCAGTTCAACGGCGACACCGGCTCCTCCACGACGACCTACAAGGCCATACAGACCGACGCCTCGCTGAACCCCGGCAACTCCGGCGGCGCGCTGATCGACGCGAGCGGCAACGTCATCGGGATCAACTCCGCGATGTACTCCTCCAGCCGGCAGTCCTCGTCGTCCTCGGACGCCGGCAGCATCGGCCTCGGCTTCGCCATCCCCGTCAACACCGTCAAGTCCGACCTGGCCAAGCTGCGGGCCGGCAACAGCAGCTAA